The Gemmatimonadota bacterium DH-78 region TTCTCGCGCCGGAGGTAGCTTCCGGCCCATGGTATTCGCCGTTCTGATCCCGATCCTGATCGCCTCGGTCGCCCTGCACGAGCTCGCCCACGCGTGGCAGGCACGACGCGAGGGCGACCCGACGGCCGAGCGTCTCGGGCGGATCACCCTGAACCCGCTCGCGCATCTGGACCCGGTCGGCTCGTTCATCGTGCCGGCGGTGCTGTACTTCAGCGGCGGACTGATCTTCGGATGGGCCAAGCCGGTGCCGGTCGACCCGCGCAACTTCCGCACCCATCCCTGGAGCGACATCCGGGTGTCGCTGGCCGGAATCGTGTCGAACCTGGGCCTCGCTTTCGGGCTCGCGCTGATCGCCGGGCCGCTGTCGGCATACGCTCAGGGGCAAGTGGGCGAAGTCGTTTTGACCGCAGTCACCTATGGCATTTTCCTGAACCTGATTCTGGCCTTCTTCAACCTGCTTCCGATCCCGCCTCTCGACGGCTCGCACGTGGTGGCGCACATGCTGCCGCCGGCGCTCGCGAGCCGCTATCGCGCCTTCGGGCGCTACGGGATCCTGGTGCTGATGGGCCTGGTGTTCTTCCTGCCCGGAGCGCTCGACGTGGCGCTGGCGCCGGTGGACTGGGCGATGGGCTGGGTCGACCGCTGGGTGCGTCTGTGGCACTGACTGCGCCGCAGGTCGGTTCGGGAAGCCTCTTCATTCCGAAGGAGGGCTTCCTGGTCGTCGATCTGGAGCGGTTCCAGGGGCCGCTCGATCTGCTGCTGCACCTGATCCGGACGCAGGACATCGACATCTTCGACATCCCGATCTCGCGTATCACGAGTCAGTTCCTGGAGGCGGTGAAGGGGATCGAGGCCCCTCAACTCGACCACGCGGGCGAGTTTCTCGAGACCGCGGCGAGCCTCGTGCGCATCAAGGCTCAGATGATCCTGCCGCGGCACGGCGAGGACGAGGACCAAGATCCGCGAGCCGAGCTCGTGCGGCGGCTGCTCGAGTACGAGCAGATCCGGGAGATCTCTCAGCGGCTCTCCACGGCCGAAACCGAGCGCGGA contains the following coding sequences:
- a CDS encoding site-2 protease family protein; the encoded protein is MVFAVLIPILIASVALHELAHAWQARREGDPTAERLGRITLNPLAHLDPVGSFIVPAVLYFSGGLIFGWAKPVPVDPRNFRTHPWSDIRVSLAGIVSNLGLAFGLALIAGPLSAYAQGQVGEVVLTAVTYGIFLNLILAFFNLLPIPPLDGSHVVAHMLPPALASRYRAFGRYGILVLMGLVFFLPGALDVALAPVDWAMGWVDRWVRLWH